In one window of Oryza sativa Japonica Group chromosome 9, ASM3414082v1 DNA:
- the LOC136351811 gene encoding chalcone 4'-O-glucosyltransferase-like, translating into MFLCFGSIADACEQSDQQLKEIAAGLDKSGHRFLWVVRATSTQHLDALLPEVFFARTSGRGLVVNSWVPQPSILRHRATAAFVTHCGWNSVLEGITAGVPMLCWPLYAEQRMNKVLMVEDMGVGVEMEGWLEGLVTAEEVETKVRLVMESEHGRKVRERVEAHRDGVAMAWKDGGSSRVAFARLMSELLNV; encoded by the coding sequence ATGTTCCTCTGCTTCGGGAGCATCGCCGACGCATGTGAACAGTCCGACCAGCAGCTGAAGGAGATCGCCGCCGGCCTGGACAAGTCCGGCCACCGCTTCCTGTGGGTGGTTCGGGCAACCAGCACCCAACACCTCGACGCGCTCCTACCGGAGGTGTTCTTCGCAAGAACCAGcggccgcggcctcgtcgtcaaCAGCTGGGTGCCCCAGCCGAgcatcctccgccaccgcgccaccgccgcgttcgtgacgcactgcgggtggaactcggTGCTAGAGGGGATCACCGCGGGGGTGCCGATGCTCTGCTGGCCGCTGTACGCGGAGCAGAGGATGAACAAGGTGCTCATGGTGGAGGACATGGGCGTCGGCGTGGAGATGGAGGGATGGCTGGAAGGGCTGGTGACCGCCGAGGAGGTGGAGACGAAGGTGAGGCTGGTCATGGAGTCCGAGCATGGAAGGAAGGTTAGAGAGCGTGTCGAGGCGCACAGAGATGGCGTGGCCATGGCCTGGAAAGATGGTGGCTCGTCGCGTGTCGCGTTTGCCCGTCTCATGTCTGAATTACTCAACGTgtaa
- the LOC9270116 gene encoding uncharacterized protein, translating into MSVEILDGKTVLSFVEDEGAFNSSVDGRFAALDTNRDGLLSYAEMANELMSLRVLDKHFGVDEAAMGADELVELYHGLFLRFDRDGSGAVDLEEFRAEMKEVLLAVANGLGFLPVQMVVEEGSFLKVAVDRELAKAA; encoded by the coding sequence ATGAGTGTGGAGATCCTCGACGGCAAGACGGTCCTGAGCTTCGTGGAGGACGAGGGCGCCTTCAACTCCTCCGTCGACGGCCGCTTCGCCGCGCTCGACACCAACCGCGACGGCCTCCTCTCCTACGCCGAGATGGCCAACGAGCTCATGAGCCTCCGCGTGCTGGACAAGCACTTCGGCGTCGACGAGGCCGCCATGGGCGCCGACGAGCTCGTGGAGCTGTACCACGGCTTGTTCTTGCGGTTCGACCGCGATGGCAGTGGCGCCGTCGACCTGGAGGAGTTCCGGGCGGAGATGAAGGAGGTGTTGCTCGCTGTCGCCAATGGCCTCGGGTTCCTGCCCGTGCAGATGGTGGTCGAGGAAGGCAGCTTTCTCAAGGTTGCTGTCGACAGAGAGCTGGCCAAAGCGGCTTGA
- the LOC9272567 gene encoding UDP-glycosyltransferase 88B1-like, whose product MKKTVVLYPGLAVGHLNPMMELADVFLDHGYAVAVALIDPSVMENEANLAAAVARAVSSKSSTISFHTLPGIPDPPSLAFNDQFFKNYFDLVRRHNEHLHDFLRSVRGLHAVVIDASCAHAHEAARKLGVPVLMFYPSNAGHLAVNLQAPLLVDGFKKHLGGDSTSPVEFLGVRPMSASHLAGLFGPISEVNKDFEAMIFAGARMKAEFDGILINTSVSLEERALRALADPRCCPDGVVIPPVYAVGPLVDKAAAAAGDESSRHQCLVWLD is encoded by the coding sequence ATGAAGAAGACGGTGGTTCTCTACCccggcctcgccgtcggccaccTGAACCCCATGATGGAGCTCGCCGACGTCTTCCTGGACCACGGCTACGCCGTCGCCGTGGCGCTCATCGACCCGTCGGTCATGGAGAACGAAgccaacctcgccgccgccgtcgcccgcgccgtctCCTCCAAGAGCTCCACCATCTCCTTCCACACGCTCCCGGGCATCCCGGACCCTCCCTCGCTCGCCTTCAACGATCAGTTCTTCAAGAACTACTTCGACCTCGTGCGACGCCACAACGAGCACCTCCACGACTTCCTCCGCTCCGTGCGGGGCCTCCATGCCGTGGTCATCGACGCATCGTGCGCCCATGCCCATGAAGCCGCGAGGAAGCTGGGAGTCCCTGTCTTGATGTTCTACCCGTCCAACGCCGGCCACCTCGCCGTTAACTTGCAGGCTCCTCTGCTTGTTGACGGGTTCAAGAAGCATCTGGGAGGAGATAGTACTAGTCCTGTCGAGTTCTTGGGTGTTCGACCCATGTCGGCTTCTCACTTGGCTGGCCTTTTTGGGCCGATTAGCGAGGTGAACAAGGATTTCGAGGCCATGATTTTTGCCGGTGCGCGCATGAAGGCGGAGTTCGACGGAATCCTGATCAACACGTCCGTGTCGCTGGAGGAGCGGGCGCTGCGAGCTCTCGCCGACCCGCGCTGCTGCCCCGACGGCGTGGTAATCCCGCCGGTGTACGCCGTGGGGCCACTGGTCGacaaagccgccgccgccgccggtgatgagaGCAGCCGACATCAGTGCCTCGTGTGGCTCGACTGA